A genomic window from Blastocatellia bacterium includes:
- a CDS encoding Flp family type IVb pilin: MSAGVRKADQGQGLAEYSLILLLVSLFLIAALRAFGLSLQSVFEEFTERLP; this comes from the coding sequence ATGAGTGCAGGTGTTCGAAAAGCGGATCAGGGTCAGGGGCTCGCCGAATACTCGTTGATTCTCCTGCTCGTGAGTCTGTTTCTCATCGCCGCCCTTCGCGCCTTTGGTCTCTCGCTGCAATCTGTTTTTGAGGAATTCACCGAGCGTTTGCCATGA
- a CDS encoding Flp family type IVb pilin — MQAILRFLKNEKGQGLAEYALILVLVSIVAIVTLRALGTSISSVLGSVVNEMNP; from the coding sequence ATGCAAGCGATTCTTCGATTCCTGAAGAACGAGAAAGGTCAAGGCTTGGCAGAGTATGCCTTGATCCTCGTGCTCGTGAGCATTGTGGCTATTGTGACGCTGAGGGCTCTTGGGACGAGCATATCCTCAGTCCTTGGGTCCGTCGTCAACGAGATGAACCCGTAG